TTGGTgaaagccttcttcttggacttgtaCCAGTTCTTGTAGAAGCGGCGCTTGACCTCATCGGACAAGTGCTCGGCCcagacggtggtgagggagcgGAGACCGCGGGGAGTCTCGATGTACTATTTCGTGTGTTAATTCGGccgtctcttcttcttcctcagctgGACAGTAATGACTTACACCAACCAGACCCACAACAATCATCTGTAAAAGATGTTAGCCATTGACATAAATAGAGCCAAGCGGGCTGTGTTGCGCGTACAGGAGGAGTATCAATGATTGTCACAGCTTCCACCACTtccttcttgttggccttggcacCGGGACGGTCCATGTCGCGGACGATGGTGGTCATGCCGGCCTTGTAGCCCATCGCAGCCGTCAGGTGAACGGGCTTCTTGGCGTCGTCCTTGGGGAAGCTGTCATGGTGCACAACAGTTAGCCTCCATCTTTTCGGCCGAGGCTGGTGTctgaggggggaaaggttTTCATATTCCACTTACGACTTGACCTTTCCTCTATGGCGGGCAGCGCGCTTGCGCGGCAGGTAGGCCAAAGAGCCATGGCGAGGGGCCTCGTACTCTGTTCGATGTTGTCAGTCCTTTGTCGCCGTTTGCAAACTTCTCGCCCAGTCCCGATGCCACAATCGCAGTGCTCCAGATCTCCAGAGATGTTGTCGCAGAATTCGCCCATCTTGAAGCCCCCGCCACATCGAAATTGGGATCGAGACTGGGGGGATTCGAGGTTCGAAGAGAGGGCGCTACTCACTGCGGTGAGACATGGTTGCTGATGTCCTCGGTTTTACCGTGATGTGAAATGGAAAAATCCCCCAGGTCCGAACCACAAGAGCAGAAAAGTCGTCCTGAAATTTGGAGGTAGGTTGAATTTTTGTGTGGAAAATGGAGCTGGGCGCTCGGGCCAATTGCAGCGGAGCCCTAACTGGCTCAGCCCACTGAGAACTGCTCCTGTTCTCAATCACGCCCCACTCTGTGATGCCCCCAGCAAGGCTTTTCGCTGCACGATTGCTCCGAGTGCTAGTCACGTGACTTCCATGCCATGCTCATACGCCATACCAAACTTTGGCTTTTCTCAAATATCAAGCTAAAAGACAGTTACAAGCTGCCGGAGAAACTCTTTCAAACAAGGAAAATGTTGTGGATAGCAACTAAACTACTGCGACCATGCCTGATCGCCCTGTGAAGCAACGCTTCGAAAGAAGAGTCCATACAtgacaaaacaccaaacccaacgAACTACTACCCCGAAGATGTTGCCCCGCCAAATAAAGCTTTTGAAGCTCTCCATTCCTATCCGATTCCACATGTACATTCCCAGTTGCGACAATGGCACAGGACCCTGCCTCCCCTACACTCCATGCCCCGAACTTACTCTACGAAAACACGAAACCAACCGCTCCCTCGCCTAACACAcgaaagaaaacaagccaAATATGCGTGAGCAAACGCTGGTATAAGACGCACAAAACAGAGCGCCCTCGGTGACAAAGAAAATCAAGTCGTGACTAGAAAACGGCCAATCGGTTCGTCCTAATTGCTCTCGACCTTTTGGCTCATGATGCCATTGATGCTGGCGCTGGTGGGTGTTCCATTCTTCATCTCAGCTGTCGCTGAACTGGGACCAGAAGCAGGCCCGGAGATGATGTCACCCTTTttatcctcttcctcactgTCATCGTAGTCCTCATTGACATGCATTTTTCGGGCGGCGCGCTCGGGCTCATTCgccgggggtgggtgaggggcCGGAGGATGCGAATGCTCTATCCGCCTTTCCTCTTGTGCCGGGGGATAGTCTTTGTGGCTCGGTCCGGGCTGAGGACCAGGTCCATCGTGCATGATGCCCTGCATGGAGGACGGGCCCTGCTGCATTGGGGGCAGATGAGCAGGGACAGAATGTGactggggatgatgggcagCCTCAGATGGGTGATACCCTTCGTTGCCATGACGCTGCTCCTCCGCACGGCGAATCTCTTCAGCTCGTCTTTGTTCTTCTACTCGTCTTTGTTCCTCTACGCGTCTGTGGTCCTCCATACGCCGCTCGTCGAACCGGTGGGCTTCCGATGAGTTGCGACGATACTCAGGGCGCGGAGGAGTAGAAGGGCGGCGGTGCCGCAGATCTTCCATGCGTCCGCGCGACTCTTCCGTGGCAGGCTTCTTAGACTCGCGATCATCCTCCCACTCACGCATGCGCTTGGGGCCAACCGAGGGAGGGCGTGGGTCATGTTGCTCCCGGTGATGGGGACCGTCAAGAGGCATgccttgatgaggaggatgagggacaCCAGGCTCAGGACCATTGGGTCCAGCCTGCTCAGACGGGTGCGGGGGGTAAGGAGGTTGATGCTGGGGATAGGCCGACTTTGGTGAAGGCATACGGTTGTCATGCATGGGGGCTCGGCCGTCATTTCTCGGGCTATTGGTGCGGTATGGCATGAGAGGATTCGGGGCCCCTCCATTTGGAGGTGCGTTGCTCGGTTGAAGAACGGCGGCGGGTGCATGTCCTCCATAGTTCGGATTTCGCACACGCGGTGGAGGTCCAGCcatctggggaggaggcggctgttgctgcgggGGAGCTGCGTAGTGACCCGGGGGAGGCGAAGGACCACGCCTGTGCGGCTCCAGACCTCTGCTTGCCTCCTGGTACGGCctcggctgctgctcctgtcTCGGACTGGGCGGGCGTTGCATGGGAGGAGCTTGACCCCGGAATTGCTCGCTTCGGTCGGAAGCATACGGGTTGGGGGGCTGCGGCGGAGGATTGATCTCGGCAACACGGCCAGCCCACGAGTTGGGACCGCCCGGTCCAGCACCATTGTGCATCGGCTGCGGGGGTTGCGACTGCGGCGGCGGGCCGGAGCCAGCCCACTGAGGACCCGGAGGACCAACTGCACCTGCAGCCTGATAAGCTTGTGGGTGAACATCAGTGGGAGTTGGTGCCTGTCCGGGAGGGGCGCCGTTTTGTCCTCCACTTCGCAGGAGTTGCAATCGGCTCTTGACGTGCGGGTTGTTGGGATCCAACTCGGCAGCACGCTGGTA
This window of the Podospora pseudoanserina strain CBS 124.78 chromosome 3, whole genome shotgun sequence genome carries:
- the SSN6_1 gene encoding glucose repression mediator protein (BUSCO:EOG09261RFF; EggNog:ENOG503NVJD; COG:S); this translates as MANHHPSPPMQMRIHHPPPGAVGPPGPPPPLAASRQTSTLLQMNEVVWIQLGNLAERMGNLEEAMTCYERALTANPNSINALNALSVVLRTQENFPKAAEYLHAIIKLDGNNGEAWGSLGHCYLMMDDLQQAYQAYQNALLKLPNPKEPRLWYGIGILYDRYGSLEHAEEAFAEVMAMDPQFDKAHEIYFRLGIIYKQQQKYTQSLDCFRYIVTSPPAPLTEEDIWFQIGHVHEQQKDFDNAKAAYHRVLERDPNHAKVLQQLGWLHHNQSQSFASQDRAIEYLEKSVAADNSDAQSWYLLGRCYMQQQKYPKAYEAYQQAVYRDGRNPTFWCSIGVLYYQINQYRDALDAYSRAIRLNPFISEVWYDLGTLYESCNNQIADALDAYQRAAELDPNNPHVKSRLQLLRSGGQNGAPPGQAPTPTDVHPQAYQAAGAVGPPGPQWAGSGPPPQSQPPQPMHNGAGPGGPNSWAGRVAEINPPPQPPNPYASDRSEQFRGQAPPMQRPPSPRQEQQPRPYQEASRGLEPHRRGPSPPPGHYAAPPQQQPPPPQMAGPPPRVRNPNYGGHAPAAVLQPSNAPPNGGAPNPLMPYRTNSPRNDGRAPMHDNRMPSPKSAYPQHQPPYPPHPSEQAGPNGPEPGVPHPPHQGMPLDGPHHREQHDPRPPSVGPKRMREWEDDRESKKPATEESRGRMEDLRHRRPSTPPRPEYRRNSSEAHRFDERRMEDHRRVEEQRRAEEIRRAEEQRHGNEGYHPSEAAHHPQSHSVPAHLPPMQQGPSSMQGIMHDGPGPQPGPSHKDYPPAQEERRIEHSHPPAPHPPPANEPERAARKMHVNEDYDDSEEEDKKGDIISGPASGPSSATAEMKNGTPTSASINGIMSQKVESN